In the genome of Phlebotomus papatasi isolate M1 chromosome 2, Ppap_2.1, whole genome shotgun sequence, one region contains:
- the LOC129804499 gene encoding zinc finger protein 652-B-like has translation MDIKLEKEDLDLSIVKEECTVQEGSSSDANNQDVRVQGSKQMNPCAPANPESEFTLMYACPYCTRVFTAMFYYERHLFLAHPRLNPFVCKLCNKSFKNETDRQNHVCLVSVRNLSNKMKSKIYPCDDCPRVYPTKALVKQHDLLKHLGKHVCINCKFVFDNAKKKYLEYLKKCSCGPEEKSRKNIKCHTCDRTFCRMQSLKNHIKIHEERKSSGSTVEKKSKLAYKCDRCPKVFPGTQALIDHIRAEHRGSLQCPKCTFRFYKQDELNMHLDYHKNLPFICKACNRLFKFNDSLKNHIKTYHKQLYKSDDSSESD, from the exons atggatATTAAACTGGAGAAAGAAGATTTAGATTTGTCCATTGTAAAAGAAGAATGTACTGTCCAAGAGGGTAGTTCTTCTGATGCTAATAATCAGGATGTTCGAGTGCAAGGCTCGAAACA GATGAATCCTTGTGCACCGGCAAATCCTGAATCAGAATTTACGCTAATGTATGCATGTCCTTACTGCACCAGAGTCTTCACAGCGATGTTCTATTATGAACGACACCTTTTCCTAGCCCATCCCCGTTTAAATCCTTTTGTATGCAAACTCTGCAACAAGAGCTTCAAAAATGAAACTGATCGCCAAAATCACGTGTGTCTCGTTAGcg TGCgtaatttgagcaataaaatgaaatctaAAATATACCCTTGCGATGACTGCCCTAGGGTATATCCAACTAAAGCGCTAGTCAAACAACATGATCTTCTGAAGCATTTGGGAAAACACGTTTGTATTAATTGCAAATTCGTGTTTGATAATGCCaagaagaaatatttagaatatttaaagaaatgcAGTTGTGGTCCAGAAGAAAAATCAC gaaaaaatataaaatgccaTACTTGCGATAGAACCTTCTGTAGAATGCAATCTCTCAAAAATCACATAAAGATTCATGAAGAACGGAAATCAAGTGGATCAACGGTGGAGAAAAAGTCCAAGTTAGCCTATAAATGCGACAGGTGTCCTAAGGTTTTCCCCGGAACTCAAGCTTTAATCGACCATATACGCGCAGAACATAGAGGGTCCCTTCAATGTCCAAAGTGTACATTCCGGTTTTACAAGCAGGATGAACTTAATATGCATTTGGATTACCATAAAAATCTACCATTTATATGCAAGGCCTGCAATagacttttcaaatttaatgatAGCTTGAAGAATCACATTAAAACATACCACAAACAACTTTATAAGAGCGATGATAGCTCCGAAAGCGATTGA
- the LOC129804500 gene encoding zinc finger protein 691-like isoform X1, whose protein sequence is MTIKKEEKYDEEEMFVDFSIVKDEYDLQEEDCLYEEKCSKPAEPDPLGVKPKDYSNYNDYLDEKVMEFERDWYLSKWHIKCTECNRMFRSKGNLKSHMRKHFPIPPQPKPKIDKKTQVAEKTIEVRTVPPESYDDIDAKIEAIERELRDEKLKRRREKLSEKTYICPICNKVMKYASNLSLHVRAHLNPGFECPHCHKIYKNEHIFDEHVKNHSNKEFSVHTMKRSEIEKSLLKLPLGIDIKLVKESKIKKIGIQPENCVRCGICKRYFQNIEYLRRHQATSCKLRTYHKNKN, encoded by the exons ATGAcgataaaaaaagaagaaaaat ATGACGAAGAAGAAAtgtttgttgatttttcaattGTAAAAGACGAATATGATTTGCAAGAAGAAGACTGTCTATATGAGGA AAAGTGTTCCAAACCAGCTGAACCCGATCCCCTTGGAGTCAAGCCCAAAGACTACAGCAACTACAATGATTACTTAGATGAAAAGGTGATGGAATTTGAGAGAGATTGGTACCTCAGCAAGTGGCATATTAAATGCACGGAATGCAACAGAATGTTCAGGTCCAAAGGCAATCTCAAGTCTCACATGAGGAAACATTTTCCTATACCACCTCAGCCTAAGCCTAAAATAGATAAGAAAACTCAGGTGGCTGAAAAGACAATTGAAGTGAG GACAGTTCCACCTGAATCTTATGACGATATAGATGCAAAAATTGAGGCAATTGAACGGGAATTGCGAGATGAGAAGCTAAAACGAAGAAGAGAGAAACTTTCGGAAAAGACATACATATGTCCAATATGTAACAAAGTCATGAAATATGCGAGCAATCTCTCACTGCATGTAAGAGCCCACTTGAATCCCGGCTTCGAATGTCCACATTGCCATAAAATTTACAAGAATGAGCACATATTCGATGAGCAcgtaaaaaatcactcaaataaGGAATTTTCCGTGCATACGATGAAAAGGTCTGAAATCGAAAa GAGTCTTCTAAAACTACCCCTCGGCATAGACATTAAATTGGTGAAGGAATCAAAAATAAAGAAGATCGGAATTCAACCGGAAAATTGCGTAAGGTGCGGTATCTGCAAgagatatttccaaaatattgaATATCTAAGAAGACATCAAGCAACGAGCTGTAAATTGAGGActtatcataaaaataaaaattga
- the LOC129804500 gene encoding zinc finger protein 691-like isoform X2 translates to MTIKKEERYDEEEMFVDFSIVKDEYDLQEEDCLYEEKCSKPAEPDPLGVKPKDYSNYNDYLDEKVMEFERDWYLSKWHIKCTECNRMFRSKGNLKSHMRKHFPIPPQPKPKIDKKTQVAEKTIEVRTVPPESYDDIDAKIEAIERELRDEKLKRRREKLSEKTYICPICNKVMKYASNLSLHVRAHLNPGFECPHCHKIYKNEHIFDEHVKNHSNKEFSVHTMKRSEIEKSLLKLPLGIDIKLVKESKIKKIGIQPENCVRCGICKRYFQNIEYLRRHQATSCKLRTYHKNKN, encoded by the exons ATGAcgataaaaaaagaagaaa GATATGACGAAGAAGAAAtgtttgttgatttttcaattGTAAAAGACGAATATGATTTGCAAGAAGAAGACTGTCTATATGAGGA AAAGTGTTCCAAACCAGCTGAACCCGATCCCCTTGGAGTCAAGCCCAAAGACTACAGCAACTACAATGATTACTTAGATGAAAAGGTGATGGAATTTGAGAGAGATTGGTACCTCAGCAAGTGGCATATTAAATGCACGGAATGCAACAGAATGTTCAGGTCCAAAGGCAATCTCAAGTCTCACATGAGGAAACATTTTCCTATACCACCTCAGCCTAAGCCTAAAATAGATAAGAAAACTCAGGTGGCTGAAAAGACAATTGAAGTGAG GACAGTTCCACCTGAATCTTATGACGATATAGATGCAAAAATTGAGGCAATTGAACGGGAATTGCGAGATGAGAAGCTAAAACGAAGAAGAGAGAAACTTTCGGAAAAGACATACATATGTCCAATATGTAACAAAGTCATGAAATATGCGAGCAATCTCTCACTGCATGTAAGAGCCCACTTGAATCCCGGCTTCGAATGTCCACATTGCCATAAAATTTACAAGAATGAGCACATATTCGATGAGCAcgtaaaaaatcactcaaataaGGAATTTTCCGTGCATACGATGAAAAGGTCTGAAATCGAAAa GAGTCTTCTAAAACTACCCCTCGGCATAGACATTAAATTGGTGAAGGAATCAAAAATAAAGAAGATCGGAATTCAACCGGAAAATTGCGTAAGGTGCGGTATCTGCAAgagatatttccaaaatattgaATATCTAAGAAGACATCAAGCAACGAGCTGTAAATTGAGGActtatcataaaaataaaaattga